Proteins encoded together in one Meles meles chromosome 7, mMelMel3.1 paternal haplotype, whole genome shotgun sequence window:
- the POLR3H gene encoding DNA-directed RNA polymerase III subunit RPC8 yields MFVLVEMVDTVRIPPWQFERKLNDSIAEELNKKLANKVVYNVGLCICLFDITKLEDAYVFPGDGASHTKVHFRYVVFHPFLDEILIGKIKGCSPEGVHVSLGFFDDILIPPESLQQPAKFDEAEQVWVWEYETEEGAHDLYMDTGEEIRFRVVDESFVDTSPTGPSSAEAASSSEELPKKEPPYTLVGSISEPGLGLLSWWTSS; encoded by the exons ATGTTCGTCCTGGTGGAGATGGTGGACACTGTGCGGATCCCCCCGTGGCAGTTTGAAAGGAAGCTCAACGACTCCATTGCGGAGGAGCTGAACAAAAAGTTGGCCAACAAG GTCGTGTACAACGTGGGGCTCTGCATCTGTCTGTTTGACATCACCAAGCTGGAGGACGCCTACGTGTTCCCAGGGGATGGCGCATCGCACACCAAAG TCCATTTTCGCTACGTGGTGTTCCACCCCTTCCTGGATGAGATTCTGATCGGCAAGATCAAAGGCTGCAGCCCGGAGGGAGTGCACG TCTCTCTAGGGTTCTTCGATGACATCCTCATTCCCCCTGAGTCGCTGCAGCAGCCGGCCAAGTT CGACGAGGCCGAGCAGGTGTGGGTGTGGGAGTACGAGACCGAGGAGGGCGCGCACGACTTGTACATGGACACGGGCGAGGAGATCCGCTTCCGGGTGGTGGACGAGAGCTTCGTGGACACGTCCCCGACCGGGCCCAGCTCCGCCGAGGCCGCGTCGTCCAGCGAGGAGCTGCCGAAGAAGGAGCCTCCGTACACGCTTGTG GGATCCATCAGTGAGCCGGGCCTGGGCCTTCTCTCCTGGTGGACCAGCAGCTAG
- the ACO2 gene encoding aconitate hydratase, mitochondrial — protein sequence MAPYSLLVTRLQKALGVRQYHVASVLCQRAKVAMSHFEPHEYIRYDLLEKNIDIVRKRLNRPLTLSEKIVYGHLDEPAKQEIERGKTYLRLRPDRVAMQDATAQMAMLQFISSGLPKVAVPSTIHCDHLIEAQLGGEKDLRRAKDINQEVYNFLATAGAKYGVGFWRPGSGIIHQIILENYAYPGVLLIGTDSHTPNGGGLGGICIGVGGADAVDVMAGIPWELKCPKVIGVKLTGSLSGWTSPKDVILKVAGILTVKGGTGAIVEYHGPGVDSISCTGMATICNMGAEIGATTSVFPYNHRMKKYLSKTGREDIAKLADEYKDHLVPDPGCHYDQLIEINLSELKPHINGPFTPDLAHPVAEVGAVAEKEGWPLDIRVGLIGSCTNSSYEDMGRSAAVAKQALAHGLKCKSQFTITPGSEQIRATIERDGYAQILREVGGIVLANACGPCIGQWDRKDIKKGEKNTIVTSYNRNFTGRNDANPETHAFVTSPEIVTALAIAGTLKFNPETDFLTGKDGKKFKLEAPDADELPRAEFDPGQDTYQHPPTDSSGQRVDVSPTSQRLQLLEPFDKWDGKDLEDLQILIKVKGKCTTDHISAAGPWLKFRGHLDNISNNLLIGAINIENGKANSVRNAVTQEFGPVPDTARYYKKHGIRWVVIGDENYGEGSSREHAALEPRHLGGRAIITKSFARIHETNLKKQGLLPLTFADPADYNKIHPVDKLTIQGLKDFAPGKPLKCIIKHPNGTQETILLNHTFNETQIEWFRAGSALNRMKELQQH from the exons AAAGCCCTGGGTGTGCGGCAGTACCATGTGGCCTCAGTCCTGTGCCAACGGGCCAAGGTGGCCATGAGCCACTTTGAGCCCCATGAGTACATCCGCTATGACCTGCTAGAGAAGAACATTGACATTGTTCGCAAACG atTGAACCGGCCTCTGACGCTCTCAGAGAAGATCGTCTATGGACACCTGGATGAGCCGGCCAAACAGGAGATCGAGCGGGGCAAGACGTACCTGCGGCTGCGGCCCGACCGCGTGGCCATGCAGGACGCCACGGCGCAGATGGCCATGCTGCAGTTCATCAGCAGCGGCCTGCCCAAGGTGGCCGTGCCGTCCACCATCCACTGCGACCACCTGATCGAGGCCCAGCTCGGGGGTGAGAAGGACCTGCGCCGGGCCAAG GACATAAACCAGGAAGTGTATAATTTCCTGGCAACGGCGGGTGCCAAGTATGGTGTGGGCTTCTGGAGGCCTGGCTCCGGGATCATTCACCAG ATCATTCTGGAAAACTATGCATACCCCGGGGTTCTTCTGATTGGCACTGATTCCCACACCCCCAATGGCGGGGGCCTGGGGGGCATCTGCATTGGAGTCGGGGGTGCTGATGCAGTGGACGTCATGGCCGGGATCCCCTGGGAACTGAAGTGCCCCAAG GTGATTGGTGTGAAGCTGACGGGCTCGCTCTCCGGTTGGACCTCCCCCAAAGACGTGATCCTAAAGGTGGCGGGTATCCTCACGGTGAAAGGTGGCACAGGCGCCATCGTGGAGTACCATGGGCCTGGCGTGGACTCCATCTCCTGCACCG GCATGGCGACAATTTGCAACATGGGCGCAGAAATCGGGGCCACCACATCAGTGTTCCCATACAACCACAGGATGAAGAAGTACCTGAGCAAGACAGGCCGGGAGG ACATTGCCAAACTAGCCGATGAGTACAAGGATCACTTGGTACCTGACCCTGGCTGCCATTACGACCAACTGATTGAAATTAACCTCAGCGAG ctGAAGCCTCACATCAATGGGCCCTTCACCCCTGACCTGGCTCACCCTGTGGCAGAAGTGGGCGCCGTGGCGGAGAAGGAAGGGTGGCCCCTGGACATCCGAGTGG GTCTGATCGGCAGCTGCACCAACTCCAGCTATGAGGACATGGGGCGCTCGGCAGCCGTGGCCAAGCAGGCGCTGGCCCATGGACTCAAGTGCAAGTCCCAGTTCACCATCACACCAGGCTCTGAGCAGATCCGTGCCACCATCGAGCGGGACGGCTAT GCACAAATCCTCAGGGAAGTGGGCGGCATCGTCCTGGCCAATGCCTGTGGCCCCTGCATCGGCCAGTGGGACAG GAAGGACATCAAGAAGGGGGAGAAGAACACAATCGTCACCTCCTACAACAGGAACTTCACAGGCCGCAACGACGCGAACCCCGAGACCCACGCCTTTGTCACGTCCCCGGAG ATTGTCACAGCGCTGGCCATTGCGGGCACCCTCAAGTTCAACCCAGAGACTGACTTCCTGACGGGCAAGGACGGCAAGAAATTCAAGCTGGAGGCCCCAGATGCGGACGAGCTTCCCCGGGCG GAGTTTGACCCTGGGCAGGACACCTACCAGCACCCTCCCACGGACAGCAGCGGGCAGCGAGTAGACGTGAGCCCCACCAGCCAACGCCTGCAGCTCCTGGAGCCTTTTGACAAGTGGGATGGCAAAGACCTGGAGGACCTGCAGATCCTCATCAAG GTCAAAGGGAAGTGTACCACTGACCACATCTCGGCCGCTGGCCCCTGGCTCAAGTTCCGCGGACACCTGGACAACATCTCCAATAACCTGCTCATCGGCGCCATCAACATCGAAAACGGCAAGGCCAACTCCGTGCGCAACGCTGTCACCCAGGAGTTCGGACCTGTCCCTGACACTGCCCGCTACTACAAG AAACACGGCATCCGGTGGGTGGTGATCGGAGACGAGAACTACGGGGAGGGCTCGAGCCGGGAGCACGCAGCGCTGGAACCTCGCCACCTCGGGGGCCGGGCCATCATCACCAAGAGCTTTGCCAGGATCCACG AAACCAACTTGAAGAAGCAGGGCTTGCTGCCCCTCACCTTCGCCGACCCAGCGGACTACAACAAGATTCACCCCGTGGACAAGCTGACCATCCAGGGCCTGAAAGACTTTGCTCCTGGCAAG CCCCTGAAATGCATCATCAAGCACCCCAACGGGACCCAGGAGACCATCCTCCTGAACCACACCTTCAACGAGACCCAGATCGAGTGGTTCCGCGCCGGCAGCGCCCTGAACAGGATGAAGGAGCTGCAGCAGCATTAA